In Ptychodera flava strain L36383 chromosome 17, AS_Pfla_20210202, whole genome shotgun sequence, one genomic interval encodes:
- the LOC139115404 gene encoding solute carrier organic anion transporter family member 4C1-like isoform X2 codes for MTENGTAIDTNKENGDVVSDQSTKTEELNGTATAPVGQNSTETASVTESQGGTTTQAEEAPQETETEVSTLCGWFNIRPKWLQWFNTAPWLALTISLLMYVQGMVVSGFAYVSLTSIETRFQLPSVATGLILSIYDLTAVICLPIVSYFGASRNKPRWLAVGSVIMGFGFLLWTVPHFTSGYYTYGNVADGYQPLCRSEVNYTYYEVCQEEWTSLSYYFIAFAIAQVFVAIGASPIYNVGLAYVDENVSTKDSGWYVGVTHAFAVFGPVTGFLLGAVFLSIYTDISNWENVDLTPEDPAWVGAWWLGFLISWVLAWLVAIPVGAYPPELPSRKEIEKERQATAHQSEDDVMKTKKDFGMSWKDLGPATKYLLCNPAYMFVTLAQCSQNLLLAGLAPFMPKFLENQFALTSTQGAMIVGVTALPGAVGGTVLGGWIIRHFDLKVKGTLRFCITIALLTIALLPIFLMRCPEENIAGVTQPYNPFNTELTEVNLTHACNVDCHCPESFQYAPVCGANDLVYFDACYAGCEYTTDNENYYNCSCIHTNSSGHDNPDAVAGKCHVDCWQLPLYVILLFFTMLLGFTILTPYKYLTLRTVVDSQRSYALGVSGIFNKLFGSVPGPVLFGLIIDSSCVVWQITCETRGTCWIYDSYQFGLKFFVVGIIFMALTTFFFVMAYIFYKPPPDKDDDNPAEQTGDAPQMQIFPKTMSQDQLDATLHREKSEVSLIGYTRTDQTESNVI; via the exons ATGACTGAAAACGGTACAGCAATAGACACCAACAAAGAGAACGGTGATGTTGTTAGTGACCAATCGACGAAGACAGAGGAACTTAACGGGACGGCGACGGCACCAGTAGGCCAGAACAGTACTGAGACGGCCTCGGTGACTGAATCTCAGGGAGGAACGACGACTCAAGCCGAAGAAGCGCCTCAAGAGACCGAGACGGAGGTGTCAACTCTGTGTGGATGGTTCAATATTCGTCCAAAATGGCTACAGTGGTTCAACACTGCACCGTGGCTGGCACTGACAATTTCCTTGCTAATGTATGTCCAGGGTATGGTCGTGAGTGGCTTCGCATACGTGAGTCTGACATCCATAGAGACTCGTTTCCAGTTACCAAGTGTGGCTACGGGACTTATACTCAGTATATACGATCTAACGGCGGTCATCTGTCTTCCTATTGTTTCTTACTTCGGTGCCAGCCGCAACAAGCCGAGATGGTTGGCCGTGGGGTCAGTTATCATGGGCTTCGGGTTTCTCCTGTGGACAGTTCCCCATTTCACAAGTGGTTACTATACTTACGGCAATGTCGCCGACGGCTACCAGCCGTTATGTCGCAGTGAAGTCAACTACACTTACTACGAAGTATGTCAGGAAGAGTGGACTTCGTTGTCGTACTATTTCATCGCCTTTGCCATAGCTCAGGTCTTCGTTGCCATAGGAGCGTCTCCGATCTACAACGTGGGACTTGCCTATGTGGACGAAAACGTCAGTACGAAGGATTCCGGGTGGTATGTAG GAGTGACCCACGCCTTTGCCGTATTTGGACCAGTGACAGGTTTCCTTCTTGGCGCAGTGTTTCTCTCCATTTACACAGACATATCAAACTGGGAGAA CGTTGACCTGACACCGGAAGATCCGGCCTGGGTTGGGGCTTGGTGGCTTGGCTTTCTCATATCCTGGGTATTGGCCTGGCTTGTAGCAATACCTGTGGGAGCCTATCCACCTGAGTTACCTT cgAGGAAAGAAATCGAGAAGGAAAGGCAGGCAACCGCTCACCAGAGCGAAGACGATGTCATGAAAACGAAGAAAGATTTCGGCATGTCATGGAAAGACCTAGGTCCAGCCACCAAGTATTTGCTTTGCAATCCTGCCTACATGTTTGTGACGCTTGCGCAGTGTTCACAAAACTTGCTATTGGCTGGTCTGGCGCCTTTCATGCCGAAATTCTTAGAAAACCAGTTTGCACTGACGTCGACGCAGGGAGCTATGATCGTCG GTGTGACAGCTCTTCCAGGAGCGGTGGGCGGTACCGTTCTCGGCGGATGGATCATAAGGCATTTTGATCTGAAAGTGAAAGGCACGCTGAGATTCTGCATCACCATAGCACTTCTAACCATAGCTTTACTTCCAATATTTTTAATGCGCTGTCCTGAAGAAAATATTGCTGGAGTTACTCAACCCTATAACCCATTCAA TACGGAGCTGACCGAAGTCAACTTAACGCATGCGTGTAACGTCGACTGTCACTGTCCAGAATCGTTTCAATACGCCCCTGTTTGTGGCGCAAACGACCTGGTCTATTTTGACGCTTGCTATGCTGGATGTGAATACACAACAGACAACGAG AATTATTACAACTGTTCGTGTATACATACAAACTCGTCAGGGCATGATAACCCGGATGCTGTGGCCGGAAAGTGTCACGTGGATTGTTGGCAGCTTCCCCTGTATGTGATTTTACTCTTCTTCACCATGTTGCTGGGTTTTACGATTTTGACGCCGTACAAGTATCTAACTTTGAG AACCGTTGTTGACAGTCAAAGATCATACGCCCTTGGAGTGTCCGGCATTTTCAATAAACTCTTCG GATCCGTTCCCGGACCCGTCTTATTTGGTCTCATTATCGACAGTTCCTGTGTCGTCTGGCAGATAACGTGTGAAACACGCGGCACCTGCTGGATTTATGACAGTTACCAGTTCGGGTTGAAGTTTTTTGTCGTGGGGATAATCTTTATGGCCCTGACCACGTTCTTTTTCGTCATGGCGTACATTTTCTACAAACCGCCACCGGATAAGGACGATGACAACCCTGCAGAACAGACGGGTGACGCGCCACAGATGCAGATTTTTCCAAAAACCATGTCGCAGGATCAACTCGATGCAACCTTGCACCGTGAGAAAAGCGAGGTTTCATTGATAGGGTACACCAGGACAGACCAAACTGAATCTAATGTGATCTGA
- the LOC139115404 gene encoding solute carrier organic anion transporter family member 4C1-like isoform X1, with protein MTENGTAIDTNKENGDVVSDQSTKTEELNGTATAPVGQNSTETASVTESQGGTTTQAEEAPQETETEVSTLCGWFNIRPKWLQWFNTAPWLALTISLLMYVQGMVVSGFAYVSLTSIETRFQLPSVATGLILSIYDLTAVICLPIVSYFGASRNKPRWLAVGSVIMGFGFLLWTVPHFTSGYYTYGNVADGYQPLCRSEVNYTYYEVCQEEWTSLSYYFIAFAIAQVFVAIGASPIYNVGLAYVDENVSTKDSGWYVGVTHAFAVFGPVTGFLLGAVFLSIYTDISNWENVDLTPEDPAWVGAWWLGFLISWVLAWLVAIPVGAYPPELPSRKEIEKERQATAHQSEDDVMKTKKDFGMSWKDLGPATKYLLCNPAYMFVTLAQCSQNLLLAGLAPFMPKFLENQFALTSTQGAMIVGVTALPGAVGGTVLGGWIIRHFDLKVKGTLRFCITIALLTIALLPIFLMRCPEENIAGVTQPYNPFNSTELTEVNLTHACNVDCHCPESFQYAPVCGANDLVYFDACYAGCEYTTDNENYYNCSCIHTNSSGHDNPDAVAGKCHVDCWQLPLYVILLFFTMLLGFTILTPYKYLTLRTVVDSQRSYALGVSGIFNKLFGSVPGPVLFGLIIDSSCVVWQITCETRGTCWIYDSYQFGLKFFVVGIIFMALTTFFFVMAYIFYKPPPDKDDDNPAEQTGDAPQMQIFPKTMSQDQLDATLHREKSEVSLIGYTRTDQTESNVI; from the exons ATGACTGAAAACGGTACAGCAATAGACACCAACAAAGAGAACGGTGATGTTGTTAGTGACCAATCGACGAAGACAGAGGAACTTAACGGGACGGCGACGGCACCAGTAGGCCAGAACAGTACTGAGACGGCCTCGGTGACTGAATCTCAGGGAGGAACGACGACTCAAGCCGAAGAAGCGCCTCAAGAGACCGAGACGGAGGTGTCAACTCTGTGTGGATGGTTCAATATTCGTCCAAAATGGCTACAGTGGTTCAACACTGCACCGTGGCTGGCACTGACAATTTCCTTGCTAATGTATGTCCAGGGTATGGTCGTGAGTGGCTTCGCATACGTGAGTCTGACATCCATAGAGACTCGTTTCCAGTTACCAAGTGTGGCTACGGGACTTATACTCAGTATATACGATCTAACGGCGGTCATCTGTCTTCCTATTGTTTCTTACTTCGGTGCCAGCCGCAACAAGCCGAGATGGTTGGCCGTGGGGTCAGTTATCATGGGCTTCGGGTTTCTCCTGTGGACAGTTCCCCATTTCACAAGTGGTTACTATACTTACGGCAATGTCGCCGACGGCTACCAGCCGTTATGTCGCAGTGAAGTCAACTACACTTACTACGAAGTATGTCAGGAAGAGTGGACTTCGTTGTCGTACTATTTCATCGCCTTTGCCATAGCTCAGGTCTTCGTTGCCATAGGAGCGTCTCCGATCTACAACGTGGGACTTGCCTATGTGGACGAAAACGTCAGTACGAAGGATTCCGGGTGGTATGTAG GAGTGACCCACGCCTTTGCCGTATTTGGACCAGTGACAGGTTTCCTTCTTGGCGCAGTGTTTCTCTCCATTTACACAGACATATCAAACTGGGAGAA CGTTGACCTGACACCGGAAGATCCGGCCTGGGTTGGGGCTTGGTGGCTTGGCTTTCTCATATCCTGGGTATTGGCCTGGCTTGTAGCAATACCTGTGGGAGCCTATCCACCTGAGTTACCTT cgAGGAAAGAAATCGAGAAGGAAAGGCAGGCAACCGCTCACCAGAGCGAAGACGATGTCATGAAAACGAAGAAAGATTTCGGCATGTCATGGAAAGACCTAGGTCCAGCCACCAAGTATTTGCTTTGCAATCCTGCCTACATGTTTGTGACGCTTGCGCAGTGTTCACAAAACTTGCTATTGGCTGGTCTGGCGCCTTTCATGCCGAAATTCTTAGAAAACCAGTTTGCACTGACGTCGACGCAGGGAGCTATGATCGTCG GTGTGACAGCTCTTCCAGGAGCGGTGGGCGGTACCGTTCTCGGCGGATGGATCATAAGGCATTTTGATCTGAAAGTGAAAGGCACGCTGAGATTCTGCATCACCATAGCACTTCTAACCATAGCTTTACTTCCAATATTTTTAATGCGCTGTCCTGAAGAAAATATTGCTGGAGTTACTCAACCCTATAACCCATTCAA CAGTACGGAGCTGACCGAAGTCAACTTAACGCATGCGTGTAACGTCGACTGTCACTGTCCAGAATCGTTTCAATACGCCCCTGTTTGTGGCGCAAACGACCTGGTCTATTTTGACGCTTGCTATGCTGGATGTGAATACACAACAGACAACGAG AATTATTACAACTGTTCGTGTATACATACAAACTCGTCAGGGCATGATAACCCGGATGCTGTGGCCGGAAAGTGTCACGTGGATTGTTGGCAGCTTCCCCTGTATGTGATTTTACTCTTCTTCACCATGTTGCTGGGTTTTACGATTTTGACGCCGTACAAGTATCTAACTTTGAG AACCGTTGTTGACAGTCAAAGATCATACGCCCTTGGAGTGTCCGGCATTTTCAATAAACTCTTCG GATCCGTTCCCGGACCCGTCTTATTTGGTCTCATTATCGACAGTTCCTGTGTCGTCTGGCAGATAACGTGTGAAACACGCGGCACCTGCTGGATTTATGACAGTTACCAGTTCGGGTTGAAGTTTTTTGTCGTGGGGATAATCTTTATGGCCCTGACCACGTTCTTTTTCGTCATGGCGTACATTTTCTACAAACCGCCACCGGATAAGGACGATGACAACCCTGCAGAACAGACGGGTGACGCGCCACAGATGCAGATTTTTCCAAAAACCATGTCGCAGGATCAACTCGATGCAACCTTGCACCGTGAGAAAAGCGAGGTTTCATTGATAGGGTACACCAGGACAGACCAAACTGAATCTAATGTGATCTGA